A stretch of Acipenser ruthenus chromosome 1, fAciRut3.2 maternal haplotype, whole genome shotgun sequence DNA encodes these proteins:
- the LOC117973089 gene encoding uncharacterized protein LOC117973089 translates to MLGSYWKSIAAFISLIIYRHLQKSLEGLKAKWELEVNIILKYGEEKKLLNISLAWSLEKKTSEALQILPDLFAAGKSAPTGLKTSEMLLQFVDDLEKKEEAMQKSKKREVWLLGVPSHRKCFILIKGQPPLCELNSMVEAFFTLLSASYTFSVCYHECVGPAMMWLESAFLGDERVNTKDMTSCKKSIQSYLDFKEKLTSPCCSF, encoded by the exons ATGTTAGGCTCATATTGGAAAAGTATAGCTGCTTTCATCAGCCTAATCAT TTACAGACATCTGCAAAAATCATTGGAAGGGTTAAAAGCAAAATGGGAACTTGAGGTCAACATTATCTTGAAGTACGGAGAAGAGAAAAAGCTTTTGAACATTAGCCTTGCATGGTCACTTG AGAAGAAGACAAGTGAGGCTCTACAGATCCTGCCAGATCTCTTTGCTGCAGGAAAATCTGCACCAACTGGCTTAAAAACGAGTGAGATGCTACTGCAGTTTGTGGAC gaccTGGAAAAAAAGGAAGAGGCCATGCAGAAAAGCAAAAAGAGGGAAGTCTGGCTGTTGGGTGTGCCATCacacagaaaatgttttattttaattaaagggCAGCCGCCCCTTTGTGAACTAAATTCAATGGTAGAGGCATTTTTCACTTTGCTTAGTGCCAGCTACACATTTTCAGTCTGCTACCATGAGTGTGTAGGACCAGCAATGATGTGGTTGGAGTCAGCATTCCTTGGAGATGAGAGGGTAAACACCAAGGACATGACCTCATGCAAGAAGTCAATTCAAAGTTATTTAGATTTCAAGGAAAAGCTCACAAGTCCATGTTGCAGTTTCTAG